A region of Methanothrix sp. DNA encodes the following proteins:
- a CDS encoding glucose-6-phosphate isomerase family protein produces MLTLEIGGRRWEPDIRRLSDMRDLLCDTEWASAAEDLDLYYMYRDLYLSRADRSSLTEHDLRYDITIIPPRMLGREYVKTAGHYHPKVPGTDVTYPEVYEVLEGEALYLLQNEDASSVVCIAAYEGDKVVIPPGYGHVTINRSNRLLKMANFVCRSFSSIYGPYRDLRGGAYYCTKDGFVKNPRYRDPAPIRWVDAPDDDMLRRFGFSRRREIYSALREPRSLEFLTKPQDHLSLFEGILE; encoded by the coding sequence TTGCTGACTCTCGAGATTGGAGGCAGGCGATGGGAACCTGACATCAGGCGGTTGAGCGATATGCGTGACCTTCTCTGCGACACGGAATGGGCATCCGCTGCAGAGGATCTCGATCTCTACTACATGTACAGGGATCTTTACCTGAGCAGGGCTGATCGGAGCAGTCTCACTGAACATGATCTGCGGTACGACATAACCATCATTCCTCCCAGAATGCTCGGCAGGGAGTATGTGAAGACAGCTGGTCATTATCATCCAAAGGTCCCGGGCACGGATGTGACATACCCGGAGGTCTACGAGGTCCTTGAGGGCGAGGCGCTTTACCTCCTCCAGAATGAGGATGCGAGCTCTGTCGTGTGCATCGCAGCATATGAGGGCGATAAGGTCGTTATACCTCCAGGATACGGTCATGTAACAATCAACCGCTCAAACAGACTCCTGAAGATGGCGAACTTCGTCTGCAGGAGCTTCTCCTCCATCTACGGCCCGTACAGGGATCTGCGTGGCGGCGCATATTACTGTACAAAGGATGGTTTCGTGAAGAACCCGAGGTACAGGGATCCAGCGCCCATCAGGTGGGTGGATGCGCCAGATGACGACATGCTGAGGAGATTCGGATTCAGCCGCAGAAGGGAGATCTACTCCGCCCTGAGGGAGCCCCGCAGCCTGGAGTTCCTGACGAAACCACAGGATCACCTGAGCCTGTTCGAGGGCATTCTGGAGTGA